A stretch of the Ictidomys tridecemlineatus isolate mIctTri1 chromosome 5, mIctTri1.hap1, whole genome shotgun sequence genome encodes the following:
- the Mlh3 gene encoding DNA mismatch repair protein Mlh3 isoform X3 → MIKCLSVEVQAKLRSGLAISSLGQCVEELVLNSIDAEAKCVAIRVNMETFQVQVIDNGFGMGSDDVDKVGNRYFTSKCNSVEDLENPRFYGFRGEALASIADMASAVEISSKKNRTMKTFVKLFQNGKALKACEADLTRPSAGTTITVHNLFYQLPVRRKCMDPRLEFEKVRQRVEALSLMHPSVSFSLRNDVSGSMILQLPKSKDICSRFCQIYGLGKSQKLREIHFKYKEFELSGYISSEAHYNKNMQFLFVNRRLVLRTKLHKLIDFLLRKESTICKPKNGSASRQMNSSPRHRSTPELHGIYIINVQCQFCEYDVCMEPAKTLIEFQNWDTLLVCIQEGVKMFLKQEKLFVELSGEDIKEFSEDNDFNLFGATLQKHVSLDEKHDQGGFQEACNNILDSYEMFNLQSKAVKRKSTIENINTQNSGDSEAIRRKTNGSFLYTYESDGPSHSNMTELSLYNKDSCCLESRMLEQETVEISELRESEKHKKSCLEHNSLESPYGISSEVFSSPFQIQHHFEESGVDLEVQKESTTASGMAANILKNKRIQNQLERFEGATEMVCQSLPFETGLLSLHSAQREKEPSDCGRINVFRYGQVKLCSTGFITHVLQNEQTKSTEAEHSFKNYVRPGPASAQETFESRTCHSFETPDIKGLTSILSKESAQLLSKNFCRQNTSYGLENKPIAKCKNVTVFQEGDKESHTGCLLPNISSSFPWCRQVSNGIKKTDKLIGSSKPVGPKKLSLTSQLGSLEKFKRHYGKIKNPVDIEVEENNIEVITNLGPQVKPDTLLKDKNHLENSDVCKITTTNCINSNGSCQPVSHILCSEKFPLSKEDCLEQQMPYLEESPITLMELSHLNRKPSDVEKSPESLASKLSRLKSSEKEAQTMEIRNHFIELPNSDSSREDSNLYSGLNLDFCKLFKNETEKTDSSILPRSDTVIEVIEDNSLNEDSELHSGNNKMENTAKPDTSLELPCSDSKIIAQDSDVLIRASEQQIGSSDSPSGILMNQIEDTIANQNGICSWSEKSKGKACSENEESNTCSLDWQQHFDEALGRMVYINKVTGLSTFIAPAKDIRTACTKDLTTVAVDVILGNGSQYRCHPFRSDLVLPFLPRAREERTVLRQNNRDAVDDAVGSESLQSLFSEWDNPVFARYPEVAVDVSSGQAESLAVKIHNILYPYRFTKEMIHSMQVLQQVDNKFIACLMSTKTEENGKAGGNLLILVDQHAAHERIRLEQLITNSYEKQQPHGCGRKKLLSSTIIPPLEITVTEAQRRLLWNLFKNKWSCSRPQEASRGLCH, encoded by the exons ATGATCAAGTGCTTGTCAGTTGAAGTACAAGCCAAATTGCGTTCTGGTTTGGCCATAAGCTCTTTAGGCCAATGTGTTGAGGAACTTGTCCTCAACAGTATTGATGCTGAAGCAAAATGTGTGGCCATCAGGGTGAATATGGAAACCTTCCAAGTTCAAGTGATAGACAATGGATTTGGGATGGGGAGTGATGATGTGGACAAGGTGGGAAATCGTTATTTCACTAGTAAATGCAACTCGGTAGAGGACTTGGAGAACCCAAGGTTTTATGGTTTCCGAGGGGAGGCCTTGGCAAGCATAGCTGACATGGCCAGTGCTGTGGAAATTTCATCCAAGAAAAACAGGACAATGAAAACTTTTGTGAAACTGTTTCAGAATGGAAAAGCCCTAAAAGCTTGTGAAGCTGATTTGACTAGACCAAGTGCGGGGACAACCATAACGGTTCATAACCTATTTTACCAGTTACCCGTGAGGAGGAAATGCATGGATCCTAGACTGGAGTTTGAGAAAGTCAGACAGAGGGTAGAAGCTCTCTCACTCATGCacccttctgtttctttctctttgagaAATGATGTTTCTGGTTCTATGATTCTTCAACTCCCTAAAAGCAAAGACATATGCTCCCGGTTTTGTCAAATTTATGGTTTAGGCAAGTCCCAAAAGTtaagagaaatacattttaaatacaaagagTTTGAGTTGAGTGGGTATATCAGCTCTGAAGCACATTACAATAAGAATATGCAGTTCTTGTTTGTGAACAGAAGACTGGTTTTAAGGACAAAGTTGCATAAACTTATCGactttttattaagaaaagaaagtacTATATGTAAGCCAAAAAATGGCTCTGCCAGTAGGCAGATGAATTCAAGTCCTCGGCATCGGTCTACCCCAGAACTCCACGGGATATATATCATCAACGTGCAGTGCCAGTTCTGTGAGTATGACGTGTGCATGGAGCCAGCAAAAACTCTGATTGAGTTTCAGAATTGGGATACTCTCTTGGTTTGCATTCAGGAAGgagtgaaaatgtttttaaagcaagaaaaattatttgtggAATTATCAGGTGAGGACATTAAAGAATTCAGTGAAGataatgattttaatttatttggtgCTACTCTTCAGAAACATGTGTCCTTAGATGAGAAGCATGACCAGGGCGGTTTCCAGGAAGCGTGTAATAATATTTTGGATTCTTATGAAATGTTTAATTTGCAGTCAAAAGCTGTGAAAAGAAAGTCtactatagaaaatataaacacacaGAATTCTGGGGATTCAGAAGCTATtagaagaaagacaaatggcTCATTTTTGTACACTTATGAATCAGATGGCCCCAGTCATAGTAATATGACAGAGTTATCATTATACAACAAAGACAGCTGTTGCTTAGAATCAAGGATGTTAGAACAAGAGACAGTTGAAATATCAGAATTAAGAGAAAGTGAGAAACATAAAAAATCTTGCTTGGAACATAACTCTTTAGAAAGTCCATATGGAATCAGTTCAGAAGTGTTTTCAAGCCCTTTTCAGATACAACATCACTTTGAGGAGAGTGGAGTAGATTTAGAAGTACAGAAAGAAAGTACAACTGCTAGTGGCATGGCTGCCAacatcttgaaaaacaaaagaattcagAATCAACTTGAGAGATTTGAAGGTGCTACTGAAATGGTATGCCAGTCTCTGCCTTTTGAGACAGGATTATTGAGCTTACATAGTGCTCAGAGAGAAAAAGAGCCCAGTGATTGTggaagaataaatgtttttaggTATGGACAAGTAAAATTGTGTTCCACTGGCTTTATAACTCATGTCCTTCAAAATGAGCAAACTAAATCAACTGAAGCagaacattcatttaaaaattatgtacgGCCTGGGCCTGCAAGTGCCCAAGAAACATTTGAAAGTAGAACATGTCATTCATTTGAGACTCCAGACATCAAAGGTTTAACCAGCATTCTAAGTAAAGAATCTGCTCAACTGCTGAGCAAAAATTTTTGCAGACAAAATACAAGTTATGGGCTAGAGAACAAACCTATAGCAAAATGCAAAAATGTTACTGTTTTTCAGGAAGGTGATAAAGAATCACACACAGGTTGCTTATTGCCCAATATATCCTCTTCTTTCCCTTGGTGTAGACAAGTTTCAAATGGTATTAAGAAAACAGATAAATTGATTGGTTCCTCCAAACCTGTAGGCCCAAAGAAGCTAAGCTTGACTTCACAACTAGGATCTTTAGAGAAGTTTAAAAGGCactatggaaaaattaaaaatcctgtAGATATAGaagtggaagaaaataatattgaagTTATTACCAATCTTGGTCCTCAAGTCAAACCTGACACTCTACTGAAAGACAAGAACCACTTAGAAAATTCTGACGTCTGTAAAATCACTACTACAAATTGTATCAACTCAAATGGTAGTTGTCAACCAGTAAGTCACATCCTGTGCTCAGAGAAGTTTCCACTTTCCAAAGAAGATTGTTTGGAACAACAGATGCCTTATTTGGAAGAAAGTCCTATAACTCTAATGGAGTTATCTCACTTGAACAGAAAACCTTCGGATGTTGAGAAGTCACCTGAATCACTGGCCTCTAAATTATCCAGACTGAAGAGCTCTGAAAAAGAGGCTCAAACAATGGAGATTAGGAATCATTTTATTGAACTTCCAAATTCAGATTCCAGCAGGGAAGACAGTAACTTGTACAGTGGGTTAAACCTAGATTTTTGTaagttgtttaaaaatgaaactgaaaaaacaGACAGCAGCATCCTCCCAAGGTCAGATACTGTCATTGAGGTTATTGAGGATAATTCCCTCAATGAAGACAGTGAACTGCATTCAGGCAACAACAAAATGGAGAACACTGCAAAACCAGATACTTCTTTGGAGTTACCTTGTAGTGATTCTAAAATTATCGCTCAAGATTCAGATGTTCTCATCAGAGCTTCAGAGCAACAGATAGGAAGTTCTGATTCTCCCAGTGGAATTTTAATGAATCAGATAGAAGATACCATAGCCAACCAAAATGGAATTTGTTCCTGGAGTGAGAAGTCTAAAGGAAAAGCTTGTTCTGAAAACGAAGAGTCAAACACATGTTCTTTGGATTGGCAGCAGCATTTTGATGAAGCCCTGGGAAGAATGGTTTATATTAACAAAGTCACTGGACTTAGCACATTCATTGCTCCTGCTAAGGACATTCGGACTGCTTGTACTAAAGACCTGACAACTGTAGCTGTGGATGTCATACTTGGGAATG gGTCTCAGTACAGATGTCATCCTTTTAGAAGCGACCttgttcttcctttccttccaagAGCTCGGGAAGAGAGGACTGTGCTGAGGCAGAATAACAGAG ATGCTGTGGATGATGCTGTTGGTAGTGAATCCCTTCAGTCTTTGTTTTCAGAATGGGACAATCCAGTGTTTGCCCGTTACCCAGAG gttgctgttgatgtaagcaGTGGCCAAGCTGAGAGCTTAGCAGTTAAAATTCACAACATCTTATATCCCTATCGTTTCACCAAAGAAATGATTCATTCAATGCAG GTTCTTCAGCAAGTGGATAACAAGTTTATTGCCTGTTTAATGAGCACTAAGACTGAAGAGAATGGCAAAGCAG
- the Mlh3 gene encoding DNA mismatch repair protein Mlh3 isoform X5 translates to MIKCLSVEVQAKLRSGLAISSLGQCVEELVLNSIDAEAKCVAIRVNMETFQVQVIDNGFGMGSDDVDKVGNRYFTSKCNSVEDLENPRFYGFRGEALASIADMASAVEISSKKNRTMKTFVKLFQNGKALKACEADLTRPSAGTTITVHNLFYQLPVRRKCMDPRLEFEKVRQRVEALSLMHPSVSFSLRNDVSGSMILQLPKSKDICSRFCQIYGLGKSQKLREIHFKYKEFELSGYISSEAHYNKNMQFLFVNRRLVLRTKLHKLIDFLLRKESTICKPKNGSASRQMNSSPRHRSTPELHGIYIINVQCQFCEYDVCMEPAKTLIEFQNWDTLLVCIQEGVKMFLKQEKLFVELSGEDIKEFSEDNDFNLFGATLQKHVSLDEKHDQGGFQEACNNILDSYEMFNLQSKAVKRKSTIENINTQNSGDSEAIRRKTNGSFLYTYESDGPSHSNMTELSLYNKDSCCLESRMLEQETVEISELRESEKHKKSCLEHNSLESPYGISSEVFSSPFQIQHHFEESGVDLEVQKESTTASGMAANILKNKRIQNQLERFEGATEMVCQSLPFETGLLSLHSAQREKEPSDCGRINVFRYGQVKLCSTGFITHVLQNEQTKSTEAEHSFKNYVRPGPASAQETFESRTCHSFETPDIKGLTSILSKESAQLLSKNFCRQNTSYGLENKPIAKCKNVTVFQEGDKESHTGCLLPNISSSFPWCRQVSNGIKKTDKLIGSSKPVGPKKLSLTSQLGSLEKFKRHYGKIKNPVDIEVEENNIEVITNLGPQVKPDTLLKDKNHLENSDVCKITTTNCINSNGSCQPVSHILCSEKFPLSKEDCLEQQMPYLEESPITLMELSHLNRKPSDVEKSPESLASKLSRLKSSEKEAQTMEIRNHFIELPNSDSSREDSNLYSGLNLDFCKLFKNETEKTDSSILPRSDTVIEVIEDNSLNEDSELHSGNNKMENTAKPDTSLELPCSDSKIIAQDSDVLIRASEQQIGSSDSPSGILMNQIEDTIANQNGICSWSEKSKGKACSENEESNTCSLDWQQHFDEALGRMVYINKVTGLSTFIAPAKDIRTACTKDLTTVAVDVILGNGSQYRCHPFRSDLVLPFLPRAREERTVLRQNNRDAVDDAVGSESLQSLFSEWDNPVFARYPEVAVDVSSGQAESLAVKIHNILYPYRFTKEMIHSMQVLQQVDNKFIACLMSTKTEENGKAGICSRTSGAAPGHRKHPGDFATDRPEGVGLPSLPWGHQI, encoded by the exons ATGATCAAGTGCTTGTCAGTTGAAGTACAAGCCAAATTGCGTTCTGGTTTGGCCATAAGCTCTTTAGGCCAATGTGTTGAGGAACTTGTCCTCAACAGTATTGATGCTGAAGCAAAATGTGTGGCCATCAGGGTGAATATGGAAACCTTCCAAGTTCAAGTGATAGACAATGGATTTGGGATGGGGAGTGATGATGTGGACAAGGTGGGAAATCGTTATTTCACTAGTAAATGCAACTCGGTAGAGGACTTGGAGAACCCAAGGTTTTATGGTTTCCGAGGGGAGGCCTTGGCAAGCATAGCTGACATGGCCAGTGCTGTGGAAATTTCATCCAAGAAAAACAGGACAATGAAAACTTTTGTGAAACTGTTTCAGAATGGAAAAGCCCTAAAAGCTTGTGAAGCTGATTTGACTAGACCAAGTGCGGGGACAACCATAACGGTTCATAACCTATTTTACCAGTTACCCGTGAGGAGGAAATGCATGGATCCTAGACTGGAGTTTGAGAAAGTCAGACAGAGGGTAGAAGCTCTCTCACTCATGCacccttctgtttctttctctttgagaAATGATGTTTCTGGTTCTATGATTCTTCAACTCCCTAAAAGCAAAGACATATGCTCCCGGTTTTGTCAAATTTATGGTTTAGGCAAGTCCCAAAAGTtaagagaaatacattttaaatacaaagagTTTGAGTTGAGTGGGTATATCAGCTCTGAAGCACATTACAATAAGAATATGCAGTTCTTGTTTGTGAACAGAAGACTGGTTTTAAGGACAAAGTTGCATAAACTTATCGactttttattaagaaaagaaagtacTATATGTAAGCCAAAAAATGGCTCTGCCAGTAGGCAGATGAATTCAAGTCCTCGGCATCGGTCTACCCCAGAACTCCACGGGATATATATCATCAACGTGCAGTGCCAGTTCTGTGAGTATGACGTGTGCATGGAGCCAGCAAAAACTCTGATTGAGTTTCAGAATTGGGATACTCTCTTGGTTTGCATTCAGGAAGgagtgaaaatgtttttaaagcaagaaaaattatttgtggAATTATCAGGTGAGGACATTAAAGAATTCAGTGAAGataatgattttaatttatttggtgCTACTCTTCAGAAACATGTGTCCTTAGATGAGAAGCATGACCAGGGCGGTTTCCAGGAAGCGTGTAATAATATTTTGGATTCTTATGAAATGTTTAATTTGCAGTCAAAAGCTGTGAAAAGAAAGTCtactatagaaaatataaacacacaGAATTCTGGGGATTCAGAAGCTATtagaagaaagacaaatggcTCATTTTTGTACACTTATGAATCAGATGGCCCCAGTCATAGTAATATGACAGAGTTATCATTATACAACAAAGACAGCTGTTGCTTAGAATCAAGGATGTTAGAACAAGAGACAGTTGAAATATCAGAATTAAGAGAAAGTGAGAAACATAAAAAATCTTGCTTGGAACATAACTCTTTAGAAAGTCCATATGGAATCAGTTCAGAAGTGTTTTCAAGCCCTTTTCAGATACAACATCACTTTGAGGAGAGTGGAGTAGATTTAGAAGTACAGAAAGAAAGTACAACTGCTAGTGGCATGGCTGCCAacatcttgaaaaacaaaagaattcagAATCAACTTGAGAGATTTGAAGGTGCTACTGAAATGGTATGCCAGTCTCTGCCTTTTGAGACAGGATTATTGAGCTTACATAGTGCTCAGAGAGAAAAAGAGCCCAGTGATTGTggaagaataaatgtttttaggTATGGACAAGTAAAATTGTGTTCCACTGGCTTTATAACTCATGTCCTTCAAAATGAGCAAACTAAATCAACTGAAGCagaacattcatttaaaaattatgtacgGCCTGGGCCTGCAAGTGCCCAAGAAACATTTGAAAGTAGAACATGTCATTCATTTGAGACTCCAGACATCAAAGGTTTAACCAGCATTCTAAGTAAAGAATCTGCTCAACTGCTGAGCAAAAATTTTTGCAGACAAAATACAAGTTATGGGCTAGAGAACAAACCTATAGCAAAATGCAAAAATGTTACTGTTTTTCAGGAAGGTGATAAAGAATCACACACAGGTTGCTTATTGCCCAATATATCCTCTTCTTTCCCTTGGTGTAGACAAGTTTCAAATGGTATTAAGAAAACAGATAAATTGATTGGTTCCTCCAAACCTGTAGGCCCAAAGAAGCTAAGCTTGACTTCACAACTAGGATCTTTAGAGAAGTTTAAAAGGCactatggaaaaattaaaaatcctgtAGATATAGaagtggaagaaaataatattgaagTTATTACCAATCTTGGTCCTCAAGTCAAACCTGACACTCTACTGAAAGACAAGAACCACTTAGAAAATTCTGACGTCTGTAAAATCACTACTACAAATTGTATCAACTCAAATGGTAGTTGTCAACCAGTAAGTCACATCCTGTGCTCAGAGAAGTTTCCACTTTCCAAAGAAGATTGTTTGGAACAACAGATGCCTTATTTGGAAGAAAGTCCTATAACTCTAATGGAGTTATCTCACTTGAACAGAAAACCTTCGGATGTTGAGAAGTCACCTGAATCACTGGCCTCTAAATTATCCAGACTGAAGAGCTCTGAAAAAGAGGCTCAAACAATGGAGATTAGGAATCATTTTATTGAACTTCCAAATTCAGATTCCAGCAGGGAAGACAGTAACTTGTACAGTGGGTTAAACCTAGATTTTTGTaagttgtttaaaaatgaaactgaaaaaacaGACAGCAGCATCCTCCCAAGGTCAGATACTGTCATTGAGGTTATTGAGGATAATTCCCTCAATGAAGACAGTGAACTGCATTCAGGCAACAACAAAATGGAGAACACTGCAAAACCAGATACTTCTTTGGAGTTACCTTGTAGTGATTCTAAAATTATCGCTCAAGATTCAGATGTTCTCATCAGAGCTTCAGAGCAACAGATAGGAAGTTCTGATTCTCCCAGTGGAATTTTAATGAATCAGATAGAAGATACCATAGCCAACCAAAATGGAATTTGTTCCTGGAGTGAGAAGTCTAAAGGAAAAGCTTGTTCTGAAAACGAAGAGTCAAACACATGTTCTTTGGATTGGCAGCAGCATTTTGATGAAGCCCTGGGAAGAATGGTTTATATTAACAAAGTCACTGGACTTAGCACATTCATTGCTCCTGCTAAGGACATTCGGACTGCTTGTACTAAAGACCTGACAACTGTAGCTGTGGATGTCATACTTGGGAATG gGTCTCAGTACAGATGTCATCCTTTTAGAAGCGACCttgttcttcctttccttccaagAGCTCGGGAAGAGAGGACTGTGCTGAGGCAGAATAACAGAG ATGCTGTGGATGATGCTGTTGGTAGTGAATCCCTTCAGTCTTTGTTTTCAGAATGGGACAATCCAGTGTTTGCCCGTTACCCAGAG gttgctgttgatgtaagcaGTGGCCAAGCTGAGAGCTTAGCAGTTAAAATTCACAACATCTTATATCCCTATCGTTTCACCAAAGAAATGATTCATTCAATGCAG GTTCTTCAGCAAGTGGATAACAAGTTTATTGCCTGTTTAATGAGCACTAAGACTGAAGAGAATGGCAAAGCAG
- the Mlh3 gene encoding DNA mismatch repair protein Mlh3 isoform X4, whose protein sequence is MIKCLSVEVQAKLRSGLAISSLGQCVEELVLNSIDAEAKCVAIRVNMETFQVQVIDNGFGMGSDDVDKVGNRYFTSKCNSVEDLENPRFYGFRGEALASIADMASAVEISSKKNRTMKTFVKLFQNGKALKACEADLTRPSAGTTITVHNLFYQLPVRRKCMDPRLEFEKVRQRVEALSLMHPSVSFSLRNDVSGSMILQLPKSKDICSRFCQIYGLGKSQKLREIHFKYKEFELSGYISSEAHYNKNMQFLFVNRRLVLRTKLHKLIDFLLRKESTICKPKNGSASRQMNSSPRHRSTPELHGIYIINVQCQFCEYDVCMEPAKTLIEFQNWDTLLVCIQEGVKMFLKQEKLFVELSGEDIKEFSEDNDFNLFGATLQKHVSLDEKHDQGGFQEACNNILDSYEMFNLQSKAVKRKSTIENINTQNSGDSEAIRRKTNGSFLYTYESDGPSHSNMTELSLYNKDSCCLESRMLEQETVEISELRESEKHKKSCLEHNSLESPYGISSEVFSSPFQIQHHFEESGVDLEVQKESTTASGMAANILKNKRIQNQLERFEGATEMVCQSLPFETGLLSLHSAQREKEPSDCGRINVFRYGQVKLCSTGFITHVLQNEQTKSTEAEHSFKNYVRPGPASAQETFESRTCHSFETPDIKGLTSILSKESAQLLSKNFCRQNTSYGLENKPIAKCKNVTVFQEGDKESHTGCLLPNISSSFPWCRQVSNGIKKTDKLIGSSKPVGPKKLSLTSQLGSLEKFKRHYGKIKNPVDIEVEENNIEVITNLGPQVKPDTLLKDKNHLENSDVCKITTTNCINSNGSCQPVSHILCSEKFPLSKEDCLEQQMPYLEESPITLMELSHLNRKPSDVEKSPESLASKLSRLKSSEKEAQTMEIRNHFIELPNSDSSREDSNLYSGLNLDFCKLFKNETEKTDSSILPRSDTVIEVIEDNSLNEDSELHSGNNKMENTAKPDTSLELPCSDSKIIAQDSDVLIRASEQQIGSSDSPSGILMNQIEDTIANQNGICSWSEKSKGKACSENEESNTCSLDWQQHFDEALGRMVYINKVTGLSTFIAPAKDIRTACTKDLTTVAVDVILGNGSQYRCHPFRSDLVLPFLPRAREERTVLRQNNRDAVDDAVGSESLQSLFSEWDNPVFARYPEVAVDVSSGQAESLAVKIHNILYPYRFTKEMIHSMQVLQQVDNKFIACLMSTKTEENGKAGICSRTSGGKLFSRGFTQSATHKRLHCLISFSYNNIAAGWGCGSRVARSPGMRAARVWPGFDL, encoded by the exons ATGATCAAGTGCTTGTCAGTTGAAGTACAAGCCAAATTGCGTTCTGGTTTGGCCATAAGCTCTTTAGGCCAATGTGTTGAGGAACTTGTCCTCAACAGTATTGATGCTGAAGCAAAATGTGTGGCCATCAGGGTGAATATGGAAACCTTCCAAGTTCAAGTGATAGACAATGGATTTGGGATGGGGAGTGATGATGTGGACAAGGTGGGAAATCGTTATTTCACTAGTAAATGCAACTCGGTAGAGGACTTGGAGAACCCAAGGTTTTATGGTTTCCGAGGGGAGGCCTTGGCAAGCATAGCTGACATGGCCAGTGCTGTGGAAATTTCATCCAAGAAAAACAGGACAATGAAAACTTTTGTGAAACTGTTTCAGAATGGAAAAGCCCTAAAAGCTTGTGAAGCTGATTTGACTAGACCAAGTGCGGGGACAACCATAACGGTTCATAACCTATTTTACCAGTTACCCGTGAGGAGGAAATGCATGGATCCTAGACTGGAGTTTGAGAAAGTCAGACAGAGGGTAGAAGCTCTCTCACTCATGCacccttctgtttctttctctttgagaAATGATGTTTCTGGTTCTATGATTCTTCAACTCCCTAAAAGCAAAGACATATGCTCCCGGTTTTGTCAAATTTATGGTTTAGGCAAGTCCCAAAAGTtaagagaaatacattttaaatacaaagagTTTGAGTTGAGTGGGTATATCAGCTCTGAAGCACATTACAATAAGAATATGCAGTTCTTGTTTGTGAACAGAAGACTGGTTTTAAGGACAAAGTTGCATAAACTTATCGactttttattaagaaaagaaagtacTATATGTAAGCCAAAAAATGGCTCTGCCAGTAGGCAGATGAATTCAAGTCCTCGGCATCGGTCTACCCCAGAACTCCACGGGATATATATCATCAACGTGCAGTGCCAGTTCTGTGAGTATGACGTGTGCATGGAGCCAGCAAAAACTCTGATTGAGTTTCAGAATTGGGATACTCTCTTGGTTTGCATTCAGGAAGgagtgaaaatgtttttaaagcaagaaaaattatttgtggAATTATCAGGTGAGGACATTAAAGAATTCAGTGAAGataatgattttaatttatttggtgCTACTCTTCAGAAACATGTGTCCTTAGATGAGAAGCATGACCAGGGCGGTTTCCAGGAAGCGTGTAATAATATTTTGGATTCTTATGAAATGTTTAATTTGCAGTCAAAAGCTGTGAAAAGAAAGTCtactatagaaaatataaacacacaGAATTCTGGGGATTCAGAAGCTATtagaagaaagacaaatggcTCATTTTTGTACACTTATGAATCAGATGGCCCCAGTCATAGTAATATGACAGAGTTATCATTATACAACAAAGACAGCTGTTGCTTAGAATCAAGGATGTTAGAACAAGAGACAGTTGAAATATCAGAATTAAGAGAAAGTGAGAAACATAAAAAATCTTGCTTGGAACATAACTCTTTAGAAAGTCCATATGGAATCAGTTCAGAAGTGTTTTCAAGCCCTTTTCAGATACAACATCACTTTGAGGAGAGTGGAGTAGATTTAGAAGTACAGAAAGAAAGTACAACTGCTAGTGGCATGGCTGCCAacatcttgaaaaacaaaagaattcagAATCAACTTGAGAGATTTGAAGGTGCTACTGAAATGGTATGCCAGTCTCTGCCTTTTGAGACAGGATTATTGAGCTTACATAGTGCTCAGAGAGAAAAAGAGCCCAGTGATTGTggaagaataaatgtttttaggTATGGACAAGTAAAATTGTGTTCCACTGGCTTTATAACTCATGTCCTTCAAAATGAGCAAACTAAATCAACTGAAGCagaacattcatttaaaaattatgtacgGCCTGGGCCTGCAAGTGCCCAAGAAACATTTGAAAGTAGAACATGTCATTCATTTGAGACTCCAGACATCAAAGGTTTAACCAGCATTCTAAGTAAAGAATCTGCTCAACTGCTGAGCAAAAATTTTTGCAGACAAAATACAAGTTATGGGCTAGAGAACAAACCTATAGCAAAATGCAAAAATGTTACTGTTTTTCAGGAAGGTGATAAAGAATCACACACAGGTTGCTTATTGCCCAATATATCCTCTTCTTTCCCTTGGTGTAGACAAGTTTCAAATGGTATTAAGAAAACAGATAAATTGATTGGTTCCTCCAAACCTGTAGGCCCAAAGAAGCTAAGCTTGACTTCACAACTAGGATCTTTAGAGAAGTTTAAAAGGCactatggaaaaattaaaaatcctgtAGATATAGaagtggaagaaaataatattgaagTTATTACCAATCTTGGTCCTCAAGTCAAACCTGACACTCTACTGAAAGACAAGAACCACTTAGAAAATTCTGACGTCTGTAAAATCACTACTACAAATTGTATCAACTCAAATGGTAGTTGTCAACCAGTAAGTCACATCCTGTGCTCAGAGAAGTTTCCACTTTCCAAAGAAGATTGTTTGGAACAACAGATGCCTTATTTGGAAGAAAGTCCTATAACTCTAATGGAGTTATCTCACTTGAACAGAAAACCTTCGGATGTTGAGAAGTCACCTGAATCACTGGCCTCTAAATTATCCAGACTGAAGAGCTCTGAAAAAGAGGCTCAAACAATGGAGATTAGGAATCATTTTATTGAACTTCCAAATTCAGATTCCAGCAGGGAAGACAGTAACTTGTACAGTGGGTTAAACCTAGATTTTTGTaagttgtttaaaaatgaaactgaaaaaacaGACAGCAGCATCCTCCCAAGGTCAGATACTGTCATTGAGGTTATTGAGGATAATTCCCTCAATGAAGACAGTGAACTGCATTCAGGCAACAACAAAATGGAGAACACTGCAAAACCAGATACTTCTTTGGAGTTACCTTGTAGTGATTCTAAAATTATCGCTCAAGATTCAGATGTTCTCATCAGAGCTTCAGAGCAACAGATAGGAAGTTCTGATTCTCCCAGTGGAATTTTAATGAATCAGATAGAAGATACCATAGCCAACCAAAATGGAATTTGTTCCTGGAGTGAGAAGTCTAAAGGAAAAGCTTGTTCTGAAAACGAAGAGTCAAACACATGTTCTTTGGATTGGCAGCAGCATTTTGATGAAGCCCTGGGAAGAATGGTTTATATTAACAAAGTCACTGGACTTAGCACATTCATTGCTCCTGCTAAGGACATTCGGACTGCTTGTACTAAAGACCTGACAACTGTAGCTGTGGATGTCATACTTGGGAATG gGTCTCAGTACAGATGTCATCCTTTTAGAAGCGACCttgttcttcctttccttccaagAGCTCGGGAAGAGAGGACTGTGCTGAGGCAGAATAACAGAG ATGCTGTGGATGATGCTGTTGGTAGTGAATCCCTTCAGTCTTTGTTTTCAGAATGGGACAATCCAGTGTTTGCCCGTTACCCAGAG gttgctgttgatgtaagcaGTGGCCAAGCTGAGAGCTTAGCAGTTAAAATTCACAACATCTTATATCCCTATCGTTTCACCAAAGAAATGATTCATTCAATGCAG GTTCTTCAGCAAGTGGATAACAAGTTTATTGCCTGTTTAATGAGCACTAAGACTGAAGAGAATGGCAAAGCAG